In Vagococcus luciliae, one genomic interval encodes:
- a CDS encoding helix-turn-helix transcriptional regulator, which yields MNKIKGYRNMAGLTQKEMSEVLGIAESTYRKKEKGYSNFKDYEIKKFSEVINRINPDVSVKDIFF from the coding sequence ATGAATAAAATAAAAGGTTATAGAAATATGGCAGGATTAACACAAAAAGAAATGAGTGAAGTATTAGGTATTGCTGAAAGCACTTATAGAAAAAAAGAGAAAGGTTATAGTAATTTCAAAGATTATGAAATAAAAAAATTTTCAGAAGTTATAAACAGGATAAATCCTGATGTTAGCGTTAAAGATATATTTTTTTAA
- a CDS encoding helix-turn-helix domain-containing protein translates to MNLKIDQIELTKEFSKKFVSDAVIELKPFIQEEIKKTNLPEYMSLGECCQYIGVSRNTLKKFIDMGLKVFSVDGIQKISKQEVRKFIENHSI, encoded by the coding sequence ATGAATTTAAAAATTGACCAAATAGAGTTAACCAAAGAATTTTCAAAAAAATTTGTAAGTGATGCAGTAATAGAGTTAAAGCCATTTATTCAAGAGGAAATAAAAAAGACTAACCTACCTGAATATATGAGTTTGGGAGAATGTTGCCAGTATATCGGAGTTAGTCGTAATACATTGAAGAAATTTATTGATATGGGTTTAAAAGTATTTTCTGTTGATGGTATTCAAAAAATTAGCAAACAAGAAGTAAGAAAATTTATCGAAAATCATAGTATATAA
- a CDS encoding helix-turn-helix domain-containing protein, whose protein sequence is MKNNLDKKSIGQRIKAIRIQNSMTMKDFGKKFDPVASDSIVSRWERGISVPNTSRLKQIAEIGKVSMSYLLYGKELDVFSGLNDKLNDVVNNLNNEANKQYIDSVNYISNFDFSTLNTLDLYDIAIFLKSFDKSNNDYKYQFFKDVTNVLTDFIDSESDKDDLIQARDKIINELNKYIDSLD, encoded by the coding sequence ATGAAAAATAATCTTGATAAAAAATCCATAGGTCAACGAATTAAAGCAATTAGAATTCAAAATAGTATGACTATGAAAGACTTCGGAAAAAAATTTGATCCTGTGGCTAGCGATAGTATTGTGTCCAGATGGGAAAGGGGTATCTCTGTACCAAATACTTCACGTCTAAAACAAATAGCAGAAATAGGAAAAGTCTCCATGAGTTATCTCTTATATGGTAAAGAACTTGATGTTTTTTCTGGTCTAAATGATAAATTAAATGATGTAGTTAACAATCTAAATAATGAAGCAAATAAACAATATATAGACAGTGTAAATTACATATCTAATTTTGATTTCTCTACACTCAATACTCTAGACTTATACGATATTGCTATTTTTTTAAAGAGTTTTGATAAATCTAATAATGATTATAAATACCAATTTTTTAAAGATGTTACAAACGTCTTAACAGACTTTATTGATAGTGAATCTGATAAAGATGATTTGATTCAAGCAAGAGATAAAATTATAAATGAATTAAATAAATATATTGATAGCTTAGACTAA
- a CDS encoding bifunctional DNA primase/polymerase, producing the protein MNDFSTLDIALKYAELGFPILPLVPNNKMPVKSEDFSRGFHTATTDQSIIADYWLSSEQAISSNIGIRTGKESALVVLDIDVHKEDGFKSLETLENHFGKLPETFRVKTASGGEHIYFKYPDGVTIDRQINRFKGIDIISDNSYIVAPPSIVKNSPYQVISGDITILAELPDFLLKALSISRDNHSTQKNRMPQNAPENTRKVKYTATFLKDMVAGATEGNRNDFLMRFVAKCLSLGTDLETIYTLLLVVNENFIDAPLSDDEVNTIFKSMVKKETRRGVIV; encoded by the coding sequence ATGAACGATTTTAGCACATTAGATATAGCTTTAAAATACGCTGAATTAGGTTTTCCCATTTTGCCATTAGTCCCAAATAATAAGATGCCAGTAAAGAGTGAAGATTTTTCTAGAGGTTTTCACACTGCGACAACTGACCAAAGTATCATTGCAGATTATTGGTTGAGTAGTGAACAGGCTATTTCTTCCAATATTGGTATTAGAACAGGAAAAGAAAGTGCGTTGGTTGTTTTAGATATTGATGTCCATAAAGAAGATGGATTTAAATCATTGGAAACTTTAGAAAATCATTTTGGCAAGCTACCCGAAACTTTTAGAGTAAAGACAGCATCAGGAGGGGAACATATCTATTTTAAATATCCTGATGGCGTAACAATAGATAGGCAGATAAATAGATTTAAAGGAATAGATATTATTTCTGATAACTCATATATAGTAGCTCCACCAAGTATTGTAAAAAATAGTCCTTACCAAGTTATTAGTGGGGATATAACCATATTGGCAGAATTACCTGATTTTTTATTAAAAGCTCTGTCAATTTCTAGGGATAATCATTCAACTCAAAAAAATAGAATGCCTCAGAATGCTCCTGAGAACACTCGAAAAGTGAAGTACACTGCAACATTTTTAAAAGATATGGTAGCAGGGGCAACTGAGGGAAACAGGAATGATTTTTTAATGAGATTTGTTGCTAAGTGTTTGTCTTTAGGAACAGATTTAGAAACGATTTACACGTTACTTTTGGTAGTAAATGAAAATTTTATAGACGCTCCTTTATCTGATGATGAAGTAAACACCATATTTAAAAGTATGGTTAAAAAAGAAACTAGGAGGGGGGTTATTGTTTGA
- a CDS encoding DNA primase family protein: MKHIPDETKEFIKENQELLNQKKETEPDWIYFKENGDSKVLPNKLGYAVMKEIPIIRTGSLTYGARFQADKGIWRVDDLNDFLDAYITEKLESVGKWSTKTLSDVKRFILIKSYDTTTKDNPFNNSNPNLVSFQNGTYNFKTDKLEPHDPQNYIFQSHQYAIDTEDKKRPVKTLEWLKDLTGDDLSVIHLSEMIGYCFYRSYEPFQAIFILHGKGKNGKSVFINHIIKMLNDENVSTVNLSDLANKQNRFATSQLFAKNANLFAEIEDSFISQTGLIKSLTGGDYLMAERKGKDGFNFKNFAKLIFSANKLPSWSDSTDGWLRRLNVIPFTRVIDDEFKNKHDLKAIEEEIPVFTLYCMRMFYKALERGYFTISEPMKIAKDDWIKDIDHVSRFIEEYCIIDKESKAGESSKKIYDKYTDFCFDENLKALSQPKFTKDLEKYGIYKKKQSISGIRVWRYIGLILQEE, from the coding sequence TTGAAACACATACCTGATGAAACAAAAGAATTTATAAAAGAAAATCAAGAATTATTAAATCAAAAAAAAGAGACGGAACCTGATTGGATATATTTTAAAGAAAATGGCGATAGTAAAGTACTACCTAATAAATTAGGCTATGCCGTTATGAAAGAAATACCAATTATTAGAACTGGTTCATTGACTTATGGAGCAAGATTTCAAGCCGATAAAGGTATTTGGCGAGTAGATGATTTAAATGACTTTTTAGATGCTTATATCACTGAGAAATTAGAAAGTGTTGGTAAATGGAGTACAAAAACATTATCTGATGTTAAACGATTTATCTTGATAAAAAGTTATGACACAACTACCAAAGATAATCCATTTAATAATAGCAATCCTAATCTAGTTAGTTTTCAAAATGGAACATACAATTTTAAAACCGACAAATTAGAGCCACATGATCCACAGAATTATATTTTTCAGTCTCATCAATATGCGATTGACACAGAGGACAAAAAAAGACCAGTCAAGACTTTAGAATGGCTTAAAGACTTAACTGGAGACGATTTATCAGTAATACATTTATCCGAAATGATAGGTTATTGCTTTTACAGAAGCTATGAACCTTTTCAAGCTATCTTTATTTTACATGGAAAAGGTAAAAACGGCAAGAGTGTATTTATTAATCACATTATAAAAATGTTGAATGATGAAAATGTATCGACAGTTAATTTATCAGATTTAGCTAATAAGCAAAATAGATTTGCAACAAGTCAATTATTTGCAAAAAATGCCAATCTGTTTGCAGAGATTGAAGATAGTTTTATTTCTCAAACAGGTCTCATAAAGTCTTTGACTGGTGGTGATTATTTGATGGCAGAAAGAAAAGGTAAAGATGGCTTTAATTTTAAAAACTTTGCCAAATTGATATTCTCTGCGAATAAATTACCAAGTTGGTCAGACAGTACAGACGGTTGGTTGAGACGTTTAAATGTCATTCCTTTTACAAGAGTTATAGATGATGAATTTAAAAATAAACATGATTTAAAGGCGATAGAGGAAGAAATACCAGTGTTTACTCTTTATTGTATGCGAATGTTTTATAAAGCCCTAGAGCGTGGCTATTTCACGATTTCAGAGCCTATGAAGATAGCCAAAGATGATTGGATAAAAGATATAGATCATGTTTCTAGATTTATAGAAGAATATTGCATCATTGATAAAGAAAGTAAAGCAGGAGAATCAAGTAAGAAAATTTACGATAAATATACTGATTTTTGTTTTGATGAAAATTTAAAAGCACTGTCTCAACCTAAATTTACTAAAGATTTAGAAAAATATGGCATCTATAAAAAGAAACAAAGCATTTCAGGTATCAGGGTATGGCGATATATTGGGTTAATTTTACAAGAAGAATAA